From the Pyrenophora tritici-repentis strain M4 chromosome 5, whole genome shotgun sequence genome, the window TATTTCATGTCGGTTTTGGCGGGGATTTTCCTCGGGAGCTTGGTTTTTGGACATTTGGTGGGGAAGTCGGCGGCGATATGAAAGTGGATGTTTTTTTCTTGCTTCGTTTGGGAAAGACATGGATGCGCGCAAGAGGTGGGAATGGCAGATGAACTAGTAATTTCTAGCACTTGAAAGGAGAAGGGGTGAATAAAGGGCGATGGCTACGCTAGGTTACATAAGAACTGCAAAGACTACTTGCAAGACTCCCTCAATGATCATCCTTCTAAGCATCCTTGAGCATGCTAGCAACACCAGCCCAAGTCTCCAACACAGTCGGCCTGATCTGGTTCGCAGGCAGCACGAAGCCGTAGGTACCCTTGTCGCGAAGCTCATATGTGTATGAGTAAGTAGCGTTACCCTGGACATCAGTGTAGTCTGTGGATGATCCAGTAGTGGCGTAAAGCGTCGAACAGCTGGGGCCAATCGTGTAAGGAGTGCCCGAGACAGCGCTGATGGCGGACTGAGCGCGGCTTGCGAGTGAGCGGTGCTGGGCGTCGTTCTCGGGGCGAAGGCTGCAGTCGTAGCCGTATGGCCAGAGAATGTACTGGCCGTAGGAGCTGGACAATGATGAGCATGTGAATAAATTTGCAGGACAACAGATTGCACATACTGAACATCGAGGTAAAGTCTAATACCACGCGACGCCTTGAGCGCGTCCACTTGAGCCTTGACCCCACGGAGCTCGGGTGAATCACCTGCAGCGACACCCTTGTATGTCTCCGAGCAGGGGTTGGTAGAAGCACCACCAGCTACTTCCCACTTGTATGGCCAGTTACCTTGAGGCCTGGTTAGTATTGTGCCCACAAAAAGATACAATGGATGCTTACGGTTGATGTCACGACCGACACATGAGTTGCCACTCACAGTCTGTCGGTTCTTGCGCCAGAGACGGTCGGTAGTCTGGGAGTAGACAAAGCCGTCTGGGTTGACAATGGGTGTGATGTAGAAGTCGAATTTATCGACGAGAGACTTGATAGTCGCATCGCTGCCGTACTTGGTGAGAAGTTGCCATGCGAAGTACCTGTAGGTGATTTGTTAGCCCCCTTGCCAGGCAATTGTGAGATGTTTCATACTCGGTAGTCATGGAAGTGATCCACTCTCTCGCGTGAACGTTTCCATGGATGATGACAGCGGGCTTGGAGCCCTTGCCGCCGCTACCCCAGATGTGGATGCCAGTCAAGACCCGTCCCTGAACCGAGGTACCCACGGTGACAATCTCAGACTGGCTAGTGTAGCCGGCCTGTAGGTCTCGGAGGAATTGGAGATGATCAGCATATGGGTGGTACGCAGTGAACCACGACTCGCTAGGAACTGATGGAAATTAGAGTCTGCGTTTGACTGCACGTCAACTGACTTACCAGCATATATGCCCATCTCTCCTTCTTCCGCAAGGGCAGCGCCAACATCCTCGTTCAGCGTCTTGCTTTCAGTAACCAATGCAGTCAATGCGTCGACATTCTCGGGCGCGACGACAACATCCATCTCGGCCGACTTGCCGGGGTTCAGGACGTGTGCAGCCAGGCTCTCGATCTGAGCCAGCATATCGTTGGTGCTAGTCACGCGAAGGACCTTGTAGCCATTGTAGTCAACCTTCTTGCCAGCTCTTGGCACGACGGTGCCCAGGGCAGtggaggagaggaggagCGCCGAAGTAAGAATAGTGGTCTTCATGATGGCTGATGGAGAGACGACCGTTTGATGCGGTGTGCTCTTACAAAGAGAGGAAACCACTTGCTTTTATGCTTTGGGGTGTTTATATCGTCCCATCATCCACCTTCCCGCCGAGGAATCTGGCCAAGACGCCTTCTTGCTCGCCATCACGAAATCACATGGAAGAGGCAGGTACCTATCTTGTACTGTCCGTAGATCCGCTGCAGTACGGGAGATGTGCACTCGAAGGAGCTCGACAGAAATGCTGCACGCGCGGAAGATGACGACTGAACGGGGATGGAACATATACCTCACGACCTGGATGGTCGTTTAATTTATTAGACTCTCTTGGCATGCTCGATGGAAGTCGTGAGGGTGAACAAGACGATTGGCGCGGGACCGTTTCGCTTGTCGCATTAGGCAGGTGGAGGTCTCGGAGACTACTCTGGCTGGTCTTGGCAACAAGATAGGGCAAATTCGAGACTTGGTAGCCTGGGGTAACTATATGAACGCGGGATACTAGTAGTGAGCTGATTTGCTGTATTATAGCGAATCCTTGGTAAAGCCAGCGTCTTGACTGGGAAGGAGACAAACATAAAAGCTACGGAAGGCGCAAGTGTATCCCGTCATAACCCCCTTCTCGAAGCATGAGATGCATGATGGTATCTTTGCAAGTTCCCTTACTGGGAAGGTACGCCCAACTCCCTGAGCACATTTGCGCAACCAATCCTCAGCCACTCGTCTATATGGGCCTGGCCAGTAACCCAGACACTCCCTAGCATGCCGCCAGCGTTCGCGCTCGCTCCCTCTGTACAGCCTGCCCGCCGTGGAACAATGATGAGATGATCTGCCCACATAATGACGTTGTGCGGAGGGGCATCCTTCTCTTCAAAATTCATAAGAGACCGACACTGCGTCAACAAGGTCGTGTATATAGACAAGACGTCCTTTGCTGTGGTTGTCTCGAAACCCTCGCTGAAGTGGTGAAGGAAATACTGGAACGGCACTTTCTTCTCGGGATCATTCAGGGCGGATATGAGATAATCGAACGCATACGGTGGTCCCTTCAAGCCTTGAAGATGCTTGTGCACCCTGCTACAACCGCCTCTCTCCCCACAGTTGAAGATGGCATACATTCCCGGGAATTTGCGTAGGACTTGAAGCATGACCTCCAGATCATCCACATCAAGAGCTTCGTGCTGGCGCTTGTACGAGTCAAGAGTCAGCATCAATAGTTGTGGTCGGTCAACACAAAAGAGGTTTAGTGCCAGATCGTGGGTATTGTTGAGTTGAGTGACGATAAGCCGCTCATCAGGGCAAAACATGTCGCTTCCTGGCCCCCATTGTCGGGATTGATTAAAGGCATGATTTGTGGCATCGATAGTATGGGGTTTGGTGGCTAGTGCTGGGCAGATGCGAAATTCAAGCTGATGGTTTGTGAGTAAGTGCATTGCTTTGGGTGTTTGATTGCTTACAGGGTAGCCTTCAGCCTCCAATTTGACAGACTCGTAAGGCCCGTATAGAATGACGGCTTGCGACACGAGCTCATCAAACGTGTTGGTCAGCTTTGTTTCTGATACGTTGTCCATGTCGTAAAGGTGGTGGCCTTTTGAAATTGCAAGGCCGAGATTGTCGGTGAATGCGATAGATGAGCGTCGTGACGAGGTACAGAGGGGGGTCTGTGCTCGAAGCTACGGACTTAGTGAGCCCCATGCTCTATGGTCGGAAAAAGCAATACATCAGCATCGGATGAACAAGACAGAGTATGGGTTGATATAGCATTTTCAGCTATGTAATCCAAGGAAAGACGTGTTCAGCACCAGAAGCCCAAGGCGGGGAAAAAATAACAAAAAATCGCCTGCCGAGAAGTGAAGATGCCATGTTGATGGATTACAAAAAAATATGCCCTTTCCAAGATGCAGTCTCCCCGATTGCAGAGACCGATATGTGTGATGAACATGGGCGCAGTGCCTGGGTATCGTGGTATCGTAGTCAAAGAGAAGCAGCTATGTGGTCTCAGGCTTGGCGGAAAGTGGCCTCTCTACCAGGACATAGTCAGCACTGGTAGTCGATGAAGGGGTCGGTGTGTCTGGTAGCGCACCTGGCATGTCTGATGACTTTTGTGCGAGTGGGCTCGACGAGGCTTCCTCCAACCGCGCCTTATCCTGGTCGGAGAAGGAGCCGTCGACTGGAGTGCGTCGCTGGCTGTCCTTGCGGGCTGGCGGTGAGTTGCCCTTTGCCTGGTTCAGTCGCTCTTCGGCCGCACGCAGCCTTGCCTCGAGAGCCTCGAGCTCCCTGGTTTGGGTGGTGACGGCATGCTTCCTAGGCGCGTGTCAGTCGCGGCTTCCCTTTGTGGTGCCGGATGCGCAAGGCATACTTCTCCAGGACGGTCTTGTCGAGCATTTCTAGGCCTTCGTCCAAGTTGAACAGGCAGTCAAGCTCCGACATGAAGTTGCGCGCTACTGTCCTACAGGGCGTTGTCAGAAGGAGCGGACTGGAGCTATGCTAGCGGCGGGAGAGCTCACGATTGAGGGCGGTTGTTTGGCTTCCAGCCATGGTCTGGGTCGTCGATGGGAGTGGACTGTGCAGGGTAGGACGAGGTCATGATGGGCTCGTGAAGCGAGTGAGGCGAGAAAGGATGGAATGGGTTGGGGTGGGTTGAGATGGATGGGCAGGGGCAAGAGCGGAGTGATGCGTGGGGTGGgtatatatatatatatgGGCAGCTGTAAGACGGCGAGGCAGGACGCAAACGGCGAGGCAGGTCAGAGATGTTTCATGCAGCGCAGTCAGAGAGCGGGCAGAGAGGCAAGGCGCATAATAAGGCTTCCCTGGAATAGGTGTTGCAGGACGATTGCAATGTCAGAAAAAGGGGATGCCTATGCTCCCAAACTAATTCGGGCGTA encodes:
- a CDS encoding carboxypeptidase, with the protein product MKTTILTSALLLSSTALGTVVPRAGKKVDYNGYKVLRVTSTNDMLAQIESLAAHVLNPGKSAEMDVVVAPENVDALTALVTESKTLNEDVGAALAEEGEMGIYAVPSESWFTAYHPYADHLQFLRDLQAGYTSQSEIVTVGTSVQGRVLTGIHIWGSGGKGSKPAVIIHGNVHAREWITSMTTEYFAWQLLTKYGSDATIKSLVDKFDFYITPIVNPDGFVYSQTTDRLWRKNRQTVSGNSCVGRDINRNWPYKWEVAGGASTNPCSETYKGVAAGDSPELRGVKAQVDALKASRGIRLYLDVHSYGQYILWPYGYDCSLRPENDAQHRSLASRAQSAISAVSGTPYTIGPSCSTLYATTGSSTDYTDVQGNATYSYTYELRDKGTYGFVLPANQIRPTVLETWAGVASMLKDA
- a CDS encoding APA2, ATP adenylyltransferase (5',5'''-P-1,P-4-tetraphosphate phosphorylase II), translating into MDNVSETKLTNTFDELVSQAVILYGPYESVKLEAEGYPLEFRICPALATKPHTIDATNHAFNQSRQWGPGSDMFCPDERLIVTQLNNTHDLALNLFCVDRPQLLMLTLDSYKRQHEALDVDDLEVMLQVLRKFPGMYAIFNCGERGGCSRVHKHLQGLKGPPYAFDYLISALNDPEKKVPFQYFLHHFSEGFETTTAKDVLSIYTTLLTQCRSLMNFEEKDAPPHNVIMWADHLIIVPRRAGCTEGASANAGGMLGSVWVTGQAHIDEWLRIGCANVLRELGVPSQ